TCCGCTCGTTGTCGATCCTGTAATTCTCAGCAAGAGTGGCAGCCCCCTCCTCAACGAGGACGGCGTGCAGGCCATGCGGGACCTTCTGTTCCCCCTTGCGACATTGCTCACGCCGAACCTCCGCGAAGCGGAATTGCTCACGGGAACGAGCATCTCCGACCTACGCGCATTGGAGAAGGCCGCAGCCACCATTGCCCAGTGGGGCTCCCGGCACGTGCTGGTTAAAGGACCGGGGGTCGATGGCGAGGCCGTAGACGTCCTCTTTTCCGATGGTCGCTTCGTGTGGTTCCATCGTGAACTCGTTCCCCAGGCTCAAACGCACGGCTCTGGCTGCGTGTTCTCGGCGGCCATCACGGCACTGCTGGCGCAGGGTAAAGAACTGGTGGAAGCCATCGACGTGGCAAAAAGTTTCGTCACGCATGCGCTTCAGCAGGCGGCCGCCGTGGCCAGTGGCTTTCAGCCGATGAATCTCCACGTCCCGATTCCTCCTGGAGAGCGCCGCGCATAAACTCAAAGATGGACGGAGCTGTGAGTGGCCTGACGGCAACGTGAGGCCGCAGAGCTAGGACGTGCTACCCGTCGGGCAGCAAGACCGTTCCATGAACGTGCAAGTGTTTTGAGGAGATCGGCCGATGGACCTCTCATCAGTGGGAAAGATGCTGATTCTGCTGGGCCTGGTGGTGATGGTCCTGGGCGGAATTCTCTGGCTGCTTCACTTCGTGCCTTTGCAGGTGGGACGATTGCCGGGCGATATCCACATCCGCGGTGAGCGCTGGTCGTTTTATTTTCCCATCACAACCTGCATCCTTTTGAGTATTGTGCTCACCCTTGTGCTCAACGTGGTGCTTCGCCTCATGCGGTAAGTCACGGATGCACCGATCGTTTCAGGTTAGGCCGTTTCCATAGCAACTCGCGAGAGGAGGACCAACACTTCCCGAATGGTACAATCCCACCCACAAGGCGCCCGATCGCCAACCCAAAGCACCCGGCGGATTGTGCTTTTCTCCAGTCAGGTGACATGGGGAGGTGGCGAGGAGCAGCTTCGCCTGCTGGCCGAAGGCCTAGCGAATTCGGGCTGGACCGTCCTCACCGCGGCCCCTGCCCAAAGCCGCTTGGCCAGGTCTCTTGCGGAAGTGGGACAGGCGGTGACAGCCCTACCCGGCCGCGGACGAAACCCCCGGGCCTGGTGGCAGTTTCGCCGAATCCTGCGAGATTTTCGCCCACGCATTCTCTGGATGAACGATCCCCACGCCATTCTTCATGGACTTGTGGCCGCCTTTGGATTGCGGCTGGTCCGCGTGGGTGCCCGACGGACAATCTTCCCCCTTCGATCGGGACGGCTTTATCGATGGGGGCTCCACTGCGTGGTGTGTCCCTCGCGGGCTTCGGCGGCAGCATGCCAGGCGGCGGGAATCGCCTCCTCGCGGATCGCTGTGATCCATGACGGCGTGGACCCTCGACGCCTGGCTACCGCGGACAAACAACGCGGACGCGAGAAGCTCCGGAAACTGTTCGACCTGTCACCGGAAGCTGATTCAGTGGTCTTCATTCTGCACGTGGGAAAGCTCACTCCCGCCAAAGGACAGAGAGATCTTCTCGAGGCCTTTGCCGCCGTGGCACCGGCCTTTCCGGGAAGTTTGCTCGTGCTGGTCGGTGATGGGGAAGAGCGCTGTGCTCTGGAAGCCCACATTCACGCGCTGGGGCTGGACGGCCGCGCTCTGCTGGCGGGGTTCCGCGAGGACGTGCTCGACCTCATGGCAGGGGCTGATCTCTTCGTTTTTCCATCCCGGCAGGAAGGCCTCGGGGGCGCGGTGATGGAAGCCCTCCTTCTGGGGCTCCCGGTGATCGCCTCCACAGCGGGCGGAATCCCTGAACTATTCGAGGGACTGCAAGACAAGTCCTCTGTAGTCCGCCTGGTACCGCCGGATGACGTAACCGCTTTACGGGATGCGCTCGCCCAATCACTCCAACTGGATCCCAGCGCTCGCTGTGGCTGGGGAGAACGGGCCCGAGCATATGCCTGTGAGCGTTTCGCTGCATCGCGGATGGTGGAGCAGACGGCAGCGCTTTTAGACCGTCTCACGAGAGAAAACGCTCACTGACTCGTTCTCAGTGCCAGCTGCGCGTACCGCTGAGGATTCTGTCGGAAACGAGCCAGGGACTGAATCCCGGAGAACATGTATAGACGTCCATCATACACCACGCAGTGCTCGATCTTGCCATCCACCCGAATGCCCTGGTCGAAAAACACCACAGGGTCTTTGCCGTCAAGAACCGGGGCATACCGCTCCGGATTCGTCTGGAATTTGCGCTTCTGAGCGGCACCGGCACAGAAGTAGACCTGCCCACGATATTCCACCGCGAATCGTTCTTCCCCTTTCATCCAGGACTCGTTTTCCACCAGTTCGACGGGACAATAGCCACCCAGCGCCGGCGTTGTGTGGTGTGCCGGGCCCCCCTGTTCAGACGCCGTGGAGAGAGCGGTCCCCACGCCTGCCGGCGCTGTGGTGCTCGCCGTGATGTAGCCGGACGGTGAGACCGACCGCGCCGGCGATGAATCCTCCGCCCACACTATGTCCGACACAGCCGGCGGGGACACAGCCGGCGGAGTGTTCACAGAGGCTGCCACCGTAAAGCCGGCCGGGGAGGGCGGGGACTCCGGCAGCACCGGACGCTGAGGAATAGGACTGGTAGCCGTTCCCAGCACCTGTCCGGGAAGAGCCGGCACGCGACTCACAGCCAGTTTATCCGGAGCAGGGTCAATCCTTGGGCTTGCGCCTGGCGGGGCTGCCGGGGTGACTGTCGGGTTGGTGACCACCAGCGGCGCACCCGACGTCGCATTCGCCAGAGGAACTGCCGTCCTCGACGATGGTAGCAGAATCTGTGTGGTGGCCGGTGGCACGACGGTGGCATCGCTACCGATTGGAATTCGGGCGGAAAGGGCCGGCCCGTCGGGAAAGATGACGGATGAAGCGCCTTCGGGAGAACCACCCGGCGTCGGTGGCGCCGCAGGAGTCGGGGAAGGTACCGGTGGTGCTCCCTGCGGAAGTGGAGCGGGCGGCTGCGCCCCTGGACCGGGTAATCCTTGTGACGGCGGCAGCGGTGGGGTCGGCGCGGGCTCGGTTTGGAACGGGGAAGCGGCCGGAGGATTGGCTTTATCCATGGGTGCGGGAACTCCCGTCCCAGCCGGCGGAATCTGTTGGTTTTGCATTTCCCCGGACCCAACTCCACCGGGAAGATCAGGAGGAGGAACGGCCGGCTCCAAGGGAGCGGGTTCGGGAAACGCCTGGCCCGGCTTGGGAATGATAGGCTCCAATTTCTCGTGGGGGAGAACGGGCGGAGTCTCACCGGCTGGCCGCTTGATCGGCTCCGCGCCGATCGATTGCGGAAAATGGATGTCCGGCCGAGTTTCTCCCGGCCACGGCCGCCAACGCGTGGGGTAGTGCCCAAAGAACTGCACATTCGCCTGGCAGGTGGGACACCCGTAAAGAGTTTGGGCGATGGCCCCCGGCGCAGGGCCAGCCGTCAAACCAGCCATCACACAGAAAACCCCCGCCGATCGCCACAACATCCCTCTCCGCTCCATTTTCCCAACCATCCATGTCATGGGCGTTTATTTCTCCATCTGCAATTCGCTAGGACAGCAACCCTCTCGGTGGTCTTGCCAAATGCATGCGGTTAGCTCGTCACGTCAAACCTCAGAATCCGCTGCGGGTGCGGTTATATCCACGGCCCATGGTCTGCAGCGAGCGAACTGTCGAGGCCCCCAATCCCGTGAACCCGAACAGCCGCTCCACCGGCGATACCATCTTGTCGATCCACGTACTGAAAGCGATCATGTCATCGTGGGCAATGAAAATCCGATCCCCGGGCAAAATCTGATAGTTCGTCGCCGTGTTTCCGCCCCGGGTGATGGCATTCCAGTCCACCGGCAGAATCTGTTCGCAGCCCGTCCCTGCGGGGGACGGTCGGGCAATCCAGATCCGCTTGCTGGAGACCTGCGAAATCCCGCCCACCTGGGCGATCGCGTCGAGCACCGTCTCGTTGCCCGTGCAGGGCAGGCGGATCACGCTGTCGTCTTCTCCCGGTCCCTCTGTGATCACGTAATACACCTTGCTGTTATAAGCCAGCACCTCCAGAGACACCTCGGGGGAATCCAGAAACTGGCTGAGATGGCGGCGGATGGCCTCGCGGGCTTCCGGGATCGTCAGCCCCGCCACATACACCGCCCCATATTGCCGGAGGTTGATCGTGCCATCCGGGGACACCAGATAGACCCCGCTGATTGGTTGGAGGCCACTCGCCCGCGCAAGTTGCACCGAGACCTCCGGTGCCCGCAGAATCTGCCGCAGATGGGCCTCAATGGCCCAGCGGGCTTCCGCCACCGTCATTCCCACCACCCGCACGGAGCCATAAGCCGGACCGAGATTCACCGTCCCTTCCGCCTCCACCATGTAGTAGCCGCTGATGGGCTGATCAATGAGCGTGCCGATGACGTCAATTTGAAGTACGTCATACACTTCCAGCCGGTAGGGGGGCAGGGGAACCATCTTGGGGACCTCAATCTGCACGACGTCCGGCGGTTCCAGGCGGTAAGCGGGCAGAGAAACCTTGGCCAGCTCCCGCGGCGGTTCGAGCTCCGGCTGGGCGGCCCTCTGCTCCAAGCCGCGGTCATAGAAGTCCATCGTTCGGCAACCTGGAGAAGAGAGCAAACCCAGGCAACTGCAAAGGGCGAGCCAGAGGACCGTTCGGCCCGTCAAGCCGGGATATTTGAGTTGCCTGGGGTATTGAGGGGCATTATGGCAACGGTGTTTCATGGTTCGCATGGGGCCCTCGTGGGGTGAAGCGAGCCGGAATCGCTTCGACAAAACCGTCATTCTCGGCAATTCTGCCGTAGTCGTCGCTGTCGGAATAATCGGCAAAGTTTTCCAAAAACTTGGTGGAAATTTCTCGGAGTTCTCAAGCCGGTCGTCGGGTGGCGATTGAAGCTTCGGCCACTCTTCCTCGGACACCACAGATCCGCCCCTTGCCAGCATGTTCGAGGCACGTGTCTGTCACGTCCACTTCCGTGTCTTGCAGAGAACACCTCGCAGGGTACAATGCCCGTCAGTGAAGGGCTCCCATGCTGGGAGTAACGCAGCGCTTTGGTCTTTGAGAGTCTGCGGACTGTGAGTCCGTCACGCTGGGTGACTGTCGCGAGGAACTTAAGAAAAAGCGTGGGAGCCGCCATCTGAGGGAACGGGTTTTGTTCGGGTTTGGTTTCAAGCTGACGGGAGGACACAGCATGTCTTACGATGTTTCACGGCGTGATTTCCTGCGCACGGCTGGATGGGGCTCGGTCGCACTGAGCGGCGTTCTGGGCAGCAGCGTCTGGGCAGAAGGTCCCACATCGCCTGCTCCCATCAAGATCGTGGCTGTCTCCACAAGTCCCCGCAAGGGCAAAACCACGGCCCAGGGATTGAAGATTGTTCTGGACGCCGCACGGGCTGTGGCTCCCGACAAAATCGAGGTGGTGCTCGTTGAACTGGCAGGGCTTTCCATCCCGGTAGAACCGGCCCTGGGCCTGCCGTTACCCGAAGGCGTCAAAGACGACTTTCCGGCCGTGGCAGAGGTCATTGCGGATCCTCGGCTGGCGGCCTTGATCGTCGGCTCGCCGGTACACTATGCGAATGTCAGCACGCTGTGCAAGGCGTTCATCGACCGACTTGGACAGGCATTCCGAAAAGAATTCAAACTTTCTGGAAAGCTGGCCGGTGCCCTGGCCGTCGGCGCCGCCCGCAATGGGGGACAGGAATATGTCCTCCACTCCATCACGCGAGCTTTGATGTGCCATGAGATGGCGATCGTGGGGGACGGTCGCCCAACCGGTCATTTCGGAGCAACTCTTTGGAACAGCGCCAACGACGACATTTCAACGGACGAATTTGGCGTGAAGACAGCGCAGGACCTCGGCCGACATATCGCCCAACTTGCACTGAAAATGGCCCAAGCGTAAGAAGAAGCAACCCAACTCCGTGGCTCAGGCGGCGCCCCGGGGCGGACGTGATTGCGGAAAAACGTAGTCATCTGGCCGCTCCGCTGAAAGCGCCCGGCAGTTTCGCCGTCCGAGCATAATACTGAAAAGCTGACAAAAGCCTCCCACACCTTTCCCGATAGCTGAAGTGTTTTGGTCATCGGGTCGGGACAGGTGGAGTTTTGCGCCAAAACTGCTGAAACTCTGGATCAAACCCCCGTTACCCCGTTGTGGAGAAAACGTATGGACAGGCGAGACTTTCACAAGACGCTTTTAACCTGGGGAGCGGCGAGCGCTCTGACGCTGGGCAACGATGAAGCACCCTCAGAGACTTCGCCTCCAGAAGGGGAGTTTATCGTTGAACCCGCCAAGCGGTTACCGGTCCGAAAGTTCGATGTGGTCATTGTGGGCGGAGGAACGGCAGGGGTTGTCGCAGCACTGGCTGCGGCAGCTCAGGGCGCGAAGACAGCACTCATTGAGGCAAAAGGGTACACCGGCGGAACGGTGACAGAAGGTGGCACCGCACTCCACAGCTTTTTCAATCTGTGGAAGGCGTTTCCCGGCGTGGAGAAAAAGCAGGTGGTGCGTGGGTTCCCGCAGAGAATTATTGACCGGCTTATTGCTCGGAGGGCTTGCACCGGCCACGCGGAAATGGAGCTGGGCTTCGACTATGACTCGGTATGCACCGCCGTTGATACCGAGATGTACAAACTTGTCACCATGGAAATGCTGGCCGAGGCCGGCGTCCATCTTTTCCTCAACACCCTCCTTGTGAGCGCCATCCGGTCGGGCGAGACCCTCGTTGCCGCGGTCACCGAAAGCCGCGCCGGCCGAGAGGCCTTTGTGGCCCACTCTTTCGTGGACTGTACCGCTTATGGCGACCTCGCCGCTTACGCCGGTGCCAGTTACACAGAACCCAACGATTACCCGGTTGCCAACAGCATTGGGGTGGCGAATGTCAACGTGGAGAAGTACTACGAATTTCTCAAGTCTCACGACGCTCTTACAGAGCTTGCCCGCGGATGGCGCGACGGCCAGGAGGGGCAAATTGTGCGGTTGGAAGGGCGGGCGGTCAAGCTGCCGGAAGGATTCCATCGTGAGGCCGCTGAGATCGGCATGTCCACGGTCACCACCACGGTGCATGACAATTACTTCATGTTCATCAAACTCAACTTCAAGATGCCGGTGAGTCCCACAAACCGCGACGCCGTAACAGCGGCCGAGTTAGAACTGCGGAAGCGTCAGGCCCGCGCGGTGGAACTTTTCCGAAAATACGTTCCCGGATGCGAAAAAGCATTCATCGCTCGGACGGCTCCGCGTCTGAATATTCGCCGCGCCCGCTGCATCCGATGTGATTACGACATCTCGCGTGAAGAGGTCCTCGAAGGACGTCACTTCGACGATGAGGTCTACGTCTACGGATTCCATGATATGGCTCCGCGGTATCAAATCAAAAATGGTGGCACGTATGGCATGCCCTATCGCGCGCTGTGTGTGGCCGGTCTGGACAATCTGTGGTGCGCTGGAATGATGATCACCTCGGACTTCATCGCCCATATGTCCACCCGGAACACGGTTTCCTGCATGGCCCAGGGACAGGCCGCCGGTACGGCAGCAGCCCTGTGCGCTTTGCGAGGATTGAAGGCGAGGGCTTTGCCCTACCGCCTCCTGCGCGAGACCCTCGAAAAAGATGATGTGGTATTCAACGTTTGAAGATTCAGTTTTGGGCGCCCCTGGGTCAAATCGGCGTTTGAGTGAGAAGTTCGGTCTGGAGTGCAAAAATCTGGAGGACCGGTCAGTCAGGCAATTGCATGACTTTTGGGGTAATCGCTGGGAATCCTCAGCCAAGGTGTGGCAAAGGTACTGGCGTGTCCCGTTCCTAACCCGATCACCGGCAGGGGCGATTTATCGATAGCTTGTACAACGCACGCATCACAAGGAAATGGACCTGACTCCGGTAGTGGCAATTCATGAATTGCCCCTACCTACTTCATGGATCGCCATCTACCGTCACAGTGGATGAACGCCAGACAAGCTTGGCCCTTGAAATATCGGCAGTCCGCGGTATCGTGAACAAAGAATCAATCGGGGCGGCACCAAGAGGCAGTAATCAGTCATGAAGGAAACAACCTTCCCCAATTCATCCAGGCGACCAGCCTATGTGGGAACTCATTGAAGAATACCGCATGGATCCGACGACGTGGCTGTATGTCGCGTCGCTGATGACCATCGGTATCTTTTTTCGCTTTTCGCGATTCTTTTCCATCCGCAATCTCGACCTGATCGGCATCATCCTATTCGCCCCGGGATTACTCTTGATCAGCCACCAAGCGGAGCGAGCAGGCTACGTGTGGCTTTTTACGGTCAGCGCGTTGTTTCTGCCGCGGCTGCTCATTGATCCATTCTTCTCCCGCAGGCCGCTGACGGAGCCCAACCTCTCGCCAGGCGGAATGACCTTTATGGTCATCGCGCTGATGTTCTTCCTGGTGGGCAACATTCTTACAGAGCGTGTGCTGGAAACGCCGCCGTCCCAGCCGCGCGCACCAGAAGCCAGCCCAATCTGGCGCGTCCCCGAATTGAGAGGCCCGGGGTATTTGCCGTTTTATCGGGCGATCACGCTCTATCAGCGGGAATCACCAGCTCAGGAAAAAAACTCCCCGCCTGAATCCACCGAGACCGAGACCACCTCCCATCTCATTCTCACCGCAGGAATCAAAATAGCGGCCATCGCCGCCCAGTGCGCCATCGTGGCCGGACTGATCCTTTTCGGCCTGCGACACTTCGACAACGTGCAGACTGGC
This is a stretch of genomic DNA from Thermogutta terrifontis. It encodes these proteins:
- a CDS encoding flavodoxin family protein codes for the protein MSYDVSRRDFLRTAGWGSVALSGVLGSSVWAEGPTSPAPIKIVAVSTSPRKGKTTAQGLKIVLDAARAVAPDKIEVVLVELAGLSIPVEPALGLPLPEGVKDDFPAVAEVIADPRLAALIVGSPVHYANVSTLCKAFIDRLGQAFRKEFKLSGKLAGALAVGAARNGGQEYVLHSITRALMCHEMAIVGDGRPTGHFGATLWNSANDDISTDEFGVKTAQDLGRHIAQLALKMAQA
- a CDS encoding DUF2905 domain-containing protein, giving the protein MDLSSVGKMLILLGLVVMVLGGILWLLHFVPLQVGRLPGDIHIRGERWSFYFPITTCILLSIVLTLVLNVVLRLMR
- a CDS encoding FAD-dependent oxidoreductase, whose product is MDRRDFHKTLLTWGAASALTLGNDEAPSETSPPEGEFIVEPAKRLPVRKFDVVIVGGGTAGVVAALAAAAQGAKTALIEAKGYTGGTVTEGGTALHSFFNLWKAFPGVEKKQVVRGFPQRIIDRLIARRACTGHAEMELGFDYDSVCTAVDTEMYKLVTMEMLAEAGVHLFLNTLLVSAIRSGETLVAAVTESRAGREAFVAHSFVDCTAYGDLAAYAGASYTEPNDYPVANSIGVANVNVEKYYEFLKSHDALTELARGWRDGQEGQIVRLEGRAVKLPEGFHREAAEIGMSTVTTTVHDNYFMFIKLNFKMPVSPTNRDAVTAAELELRKRQARAVELFRKYVPGCEKAFIARTAPRLNIRRARCIRCDYDISREEVLEGRHFDDEVYVYGFHDMAPRYQIKNGGTYGMPYRALCVAGLDNLWCAGMMITSDFIAHMSTRNTVSCMAQGQAAGTAAALCALRGLKARALPYRLLRETLEKDDVVFNV
- a CDS encoding polysaccharide biosynthesis/export family protein, which translates into the protein MRTMKHRCHNAPQYPRQLKYPGLTGRTVLWLALCSCLGLLSSPGCRTMDFYDRGLEQRAAQPELEPPRELAKVSLPAYRLEPPDVVQIEVPKMVPLPPYRLEVYDVLQIDVIGTLIDQPISGYYMVEAEGTVNLGPAYGSVRVVGMTVAEARWAIEAHLRQILRAPEVSVQLARASGLQPISGVYLVSPDGTINLRQYGAVYVAGLTIPEAREAIRRHLSQFLDSPEVSLEVLAYNSKVYYVITEGPGEDDSVIRLPCTGNETVLDAIAQVGGISQVSSKRIWIARPSPAGTGCEQILPVDWNAITRGGNTATNYQILPGDRIFIAHDDMIAFSTWIDKMVSPVERLFGFTGLGASTVRSLQTMGRGYNRTRSGF
- the thiD gene encoding bifunctional hydroxymethylpyrimidine kinase/phosphomethylpyrimidine kinase translates to MRNQVQRQEREVTTNLPNIPVAVTVAGSDSSGGAGLQADLKTFHHFGVYGASVVTLLTAQNSRGVWAIQTLQPQFVLAQWDAVTEEFLPQAVKTGALGTPEIITAVADRLQALSCPLVVDPVILSKSGSPLLNEDGVQAMRDLLFPLATLLTPNLREAELLTGTSISDLRALEKAAATIAQWGSRHVLVKGPGVDGEAVDVLFSDGRFVWFHRELVPQAQTHGSGCVFSAAITALLAQGKELVEAIDVAKSFVTHALQQAAAVASGFQPMNLHVPIPPGERRA
- a CDS encoding glycosyltransferase, which encodes MVQSHPQGARSPTQSTRRIVLFSSQVTWGGGEEQLRLLAEGLANSGWTVLTAAPAQSRLARSLAEVGQAVTALPGRGRNPRAWWQFRRILRDFRPRILWMNDPHAILHGLVAAFGLRLVRVGARRTIFPLRSGRLYRWGLHCVVCPSRASAAACQAAGIASSRIAVIHDGVDPRRLATADKQRGREKLRKLFDLSPEADSVVFILHVGKLTPAKGQRDLLEAFAAVAPAFPGSLLVLVGDGEERCALEAHIHALGLDGRALLAGFREDVLDLMAGADLFVFPSRQEGLGGAVMEALLLGLPVIASTAGGIPELFEGLQDKSSVVRLVPPDDVTALRDALAQSLQLDPSARCGWGERARAYACERFAASRMVEQTAALLDRLTRENAH